The genomic region ACCGACGCCTACGGAGGCCCGCTCCAGGACCGGCTGCGCTTCCCGCTGGAGGTCTTCGACGCGGTACGGGACGTCTGGCCGTCCGACCGGCCGATGACCGTCCGCGTCTCCGCCGCCGACTGGGCCCCCGGCGGGACGACACCCGACGAGGCGGTGGCCATCGCCCGTGCCTTCGCCGCCCACGGCGCGGACGCGATCGACGTCTCGACGGGCCAGGTCGTCCCCGACGAGCAGCCCGCGTTCGGCCGCTCGTACCAGACGCCGTACGCCGACCGCATCCGCAACGAACTCGGCGTCCCGGTCGTCGCGGTGGGCGCGATCTCCTCCTGGGACGACGTCAACTCCCTGCTCCTGGCGGGCCGTACGGACCTGTGTGCGCTGGCCCGCCCCCACCTCTACGACCCGCAGTGGACACTGCACGCCGCCGCGGAACAGGGCTACGCGGGCCCCGGCGCGCCCTGGCCCCTCCCGTACCGGGCGGGCAGCCGCGCCCCACGGACGGGCAGGACGGACGACCCGAAGCCGCGGCTCAGACTCGGCTGAGCGCCCTGGCGACGACGACACGGTCGGCCACCGGCCGGTAACCGATGCGCTGATACAGGCCGTTGCTGGTCGGGTTGGCCAGATCGGTGAAGAGCAGCACCTCACCCGCGCCTGCGTCCCGGGCCGCGCCGCTGAGGTGCGCGGTGACCGCTGCCCCGTAGCCGCGACCGCGCAGCTCCGGCGGGGTGTACACGGGGGCGACCCGGACCGTGCCCGCGCCGGGGCGGGTCGCCCCGGCCAGCGACACGGGGACGCCCCCGGACTCCCAGAGGGTCAGCCCGCCGTACGAGAGCCGGTCGTCCACCGTGCTCTCCACCCGGTCCACCGGCTGACCGGTTTCCCGGCCGAAGGCGCGGTACCACTCGACCAACAGTCCCCGGTCACCGGCCGTGGCGACACGGGCCCGGCCCGGCGGGGCGGGCGACGGCAGGATCAACTCCGCCAGCCGGTACAGCCGTTGCTCGCCGGTGGTGACCCGGTCCGGCCAGCCCGAGGTGAGCGCATCGGCGACGGACCGCATCGCATTGACGGCCGTCACCCCCAGCTCGCCGAACACCCCCAGCTCCCCGAACGCCTCGGCGAGCGGCGCGACGGCCTCGTCGGGGACCGCCCCGACCTGTACGGCATGCGGTGGAGTCCACACCACGGTGCCGTCCACCACGTCGTCGGGGGATCGCCACCAGCCGAAGAGCGGCGGTTCGTCGCCGTAGAAGTGCGGGCCGTGGCGGTGCAGAGCGGCGGTGATGCTGAGCACAAGGGTGTTTTCGGCAGGCCGGTCGGAGGCCGAGGGTGCCGCGATGGTCAGGAAGGCGTCGAGGTCGTGCGTGAAGGTCCAGGCCATGGGCCACATGGTGGAGGATGCCGGGCATGCGGGGCACGCGATTTCCGGGGCCGCGGAGGGGAGCCCCGCGTCACTCCCGCAGCCGGAACCTCTGGAGTTTCCCCGTCGCGGTCCGTGGCAGCGCGTCCAGGAACACCACCTCCCGGGGGCACTTGTGCGGAGCCAGCTCGGACTTCACGAACTCGCGCAGCGCCCCGGCGTCCCGTACCGCGCCGTCCCGCAGCACCGCGTACGCCACCACCACCTGTCCCCGCCGTGCGTCCGGCCGCCCGACCACCGCCGCCTCCAGGACGTCGGGATGCCGCAGCAGCGCGTCCTCGACCTCGGGGCCCGCGATGTTGTACCCGGCAGAAATGATCATGTCGTCGGCGCGGGCCACGTAGCGGAAGTAGCCGTCCGGATCCCGCACATAGGTGTCGCCGGTCAGGTTCCAGCCGTCCCTGACGTACTCCGACTGCCGCTCGTCGGAGAGATAGCGGCAGCCCACCGGGCCGCGGACCGCGAGCAGCCCCGGCTCACCGTCGGCGACCGGCCGCCCCGACCGGTCCACCACCCGGGCCTGCCAGCCGGGAACCGCCACCCCCGTGGTCCCCGGACGGATCGCCTCGTCCGCAGCCGAGACGAAGATGTGCAACAGCTCCGTCGCGCCGATGCCGTTGATGATCCGCAGCCCGGTCCGTTCGTGCCAGGCGCGCCAGGTCGCCGCGGGAAGGTTCTCACCGGCCGAGACACAGCGCCGCAGGGCGGAGATGTCGTACGCGTCCCCGGCAGGTCCCAGCCGGTCCAGCATCGTGCGGTACGCGGTCGGCGCGGTGAACAGCACCGACACCCGGTGCTCGGCGAGCGCGGGCAGCAGCTGCCGGGGGCCGGACTGTTCGAGCAGCAGTGCCGAAGCCCCCGCCCGCATCGGGAAGATCACCAGACCGCCCAGGCCGAAGGTGAAGCCGAGCGGCGGGCTGCCCGCGAAGACGTCGTCGGGGCGGGGTTCCAGGACGTGCCGGGAGAACGTGTCCGCGACGGCCAGGACGTCACGGTGGAAGTGCATACAGCCCTTGGGCCGCCCCGTCGTTCCCGAGGTGAACGCGATCAGCGCGACATCGTCCGACGAGGTCTCGACGGCCGGATACACCGCCGGTCTGGTGGCGGCCAGCCGCAGCAGATCCTCCGGGCCGTCACCGCCGTACGTGGTGATCCGCAGCCCCGGAACCTCCGCCTTCTCCAGATCGCCCACGGACCGGATGTCGCACAGCGCATGGCTGATGCGGGCGATGTCGCACATCGTGGCCAGCTCGTGCGCCCGCTGGGTGGCCAGCACCGTCACCGCCACCGCGCCCGCCTTCAGCACCGCGAGCCAGCAGGCGGCGAGACGCGGCGTGGTGGGTCCGCGCAGCAGCACCCGGTTGCCCGGCACGACCCCGAGGTCCGAGGTGAGGACATGCGCGATACGCCCGACCTCGGCCTGGAGTTCCCCGTACGTCCACAGCTCGCCGTCCCCGGTGCGGAAGACGGGGCGGTCGGCGCCGAAGCGCTCGATGGTCCGGTCGAGCAGTTCCGTGGCGCAGTTGAGCCGGTCCGGGCAGGGCGGGTCGGACAGCTCCGGAGAGTCGAGGAGCAGCTCCGGCCACTGATCGGCGGGCGGCAGCTGTTCGCGGGGAAAGGTGTCGACGTGCGCTGAGGTCTTCAGCTCCATGACGGGATCGCCTCCCTGGTCGCCCATGGAGCGTATCGTTTGTGTGACGACAGTCAACGGTTCACGATAGAGGGGATCGTCGATGGGCGCATTCGCGCTGGACCAGGATCAGCAGACGTGGTGCGCCGAGCTGCGCACACTCGCGGCGGAGCGGTTCGCGCCGCTCGCCGCGGCGGGCGAGCCGGGCCGGGTCAACCGCCCCCTGATCGCCGCCCTCGGTGAACTCGGCCTGCTGGAGCGGCTGTTCAGTGCCGGGGCGCTGGACCTCTGCCTGCTGCGGGAGTCCCTGGCGTACGGCTGCACCGAGGCGGAGACCGCCCTCGCCCTCCAGGGGCTGGGGACGTATCCGCTCGTCCAGGCGGGCACCGAGCGGCAGCGCGCGAGGCTGCTCCCCGAGGTGATCGCGGGCCGCGCCGTCGCCGCTTTCGCGCTGAGCGAGCCCGGCGCGGGATCGGATGCGGCGGCCCTCGCGCTGAAGGCCGTGCCCGAC from Streptomyces sp. NBC_01267 harbors:
- a CDS encoding GNAT family N-acetyltransferase; translation: MAWTFTHDLDAFLTIAAPSASDRPAENTLVLSITAALHRHGPHFYGDEPPLFGWWRSPDDVVDGTVVWTPPHAVQVGAVPDEAVAPLAEAFGELGVFGELGVTAVNAMRSVADALTSGWPDRVTTGEQRLYRLAELILPSPAPPGRARVATAGDRGLLVEWYRAFGRETGQPVDRVESTVDDRLSYGGLTLWESGGVPVSLAGATRPGAGTVRVAPVYTPPELRGRGYGAAVTAHLSGAARDAGAGEVLLFTDLANPTSNGLYQRIGYRPVADRVVVARALSRV
- a CDS encoding AMP-binding protein gives rise to the protein MELKTSAHVDTFPREQLPPADQWPELLLDSPELSDPPCPDRLNCATELLDRTIERFGADRPVFRTGDGELWTYGELQAEVGRIAHVLTSDLGVVPGNRVLLRGPTTPRLAACWLAVLKAGAVAVTVLATQRAHELATMCDIARISHALCDIRSVGDLEKAEVPGLRITTYGGDGPEDLLRLAATRPAVYPAVETSSDDVALIAFTSGTTGRPKGCMHFHRDVLAVADTFSRHVLEPRPDDVFAGSPPLGFTFGLGGLVIFPMRAGASALLLEQSGPRQLLPALAEHRVSVLFTAPTAYRTMLDRLGPAGDAYDISALRRCVSAGENLPAATWRAWHERTGLRIINGIGATELLHIFVSAADEAIRPGTTGVAVPGWQARVVDRSGRPVADGEPGLLAVRGPVGCRYLSDERQSEYVRDGWNLTGDTYVRDPDGYFRYVARADDMIISAGYNIAGPEVEDALLRHPDVLEAAVVGRPDARRGQVVVAYAVLRDGAVRDAGALREFVKSELAPHKCPREVVFLDALPRTATGKLQRFRLRE